Genomic DNA from Marinitoga litoralis:
ATCATTTCTAAAAAAGTATTTCATCATACTCATATTTAATGTTTTTCCAAACCTTCTTGGTCTAGTTATTAATATTACATTTCCACTTTCTATTACTTCTTTTATTAACATGCTTTTATCTATATAATACATATTGTCTTCTATTATGCTTTTAAAATCACTTCGCC
This window encodes:
- a CDS encoding AAA family ATPase; translated protein: MKRLPIGRSDFKSIIEDNMYYIDKSMLIKEVIESGNVILITRPRRFGKTLNMSMMKYFFRND